Proteins encoded in a region of the Raphanus sativus cultivar WK10039 chromosome 8, ASM80110v3, whole genome shotgun sequence genome:
- the LOC130498707 gene encoding ABC transporter D family member 1, with protein MVYYKISHVDGRITHPEQRIASDIPRFSSELSELIQDDLTAVTDGILYAWRLCSYASPKYIFWILAYVLGAGTAIRNFSPSFGKLMSKEQQLEGEYRQLHSRLRTHSESIAFYGGETREESHIQQKFKNLVSHMSVVLHDHWWFGMIQDFLLKYLGATVAVILIIEPFFSGHLRPDDSTLGRAEMLSNIRYHTSVIISLFQALGTLSISSRRLSRLSGYADRIHELMAVSRELSGDDKVSFQRNRSRNYLSEANYVEFSGVKVVTPTGNVLVEDLTLRVEQGSNLLITGPNGSGKSSLFRVLGGLWPLVSGHIVKPGVGSDLNKEIFYVPQRPYMAVGTLRDQLIYPLTSDQESVPLTETGMVELLKNVDLEYLLDRYQPDREVNWGDELSLGEQQRLGMARLFYHKPKFAILDECTSAVTTDMEERFAAKVRAMGTSCITISHRPALVAFHDVILSLDGEGGWNVYYKRDDSVLLTDAGDDSVQISDTNRQNDAMVVQRAFAAARKESASKAQSYLTQLIEKSPVVDKSVVLPRFPQPRTSPRALPLRVAAMLNTLIPTLFDKQGAQLLLVACLVVSRTLISDRIASLNGTTVKYVLEQDKAAFVRLIGLSVLQSGASSVIAPSLKHLTQRLALGWRIRLTQHLLRNYLRNNAFYKVFHMSGNSIDADQRLTRDLEKLTHDLSGLLTGMVKPSVDILWFTWRMKLLTGQRGVAILYTYMLLGLGFLRRVAPDFGDLAGEEQQLEGKFRFMHERLNTHAESIAFFGGGAREKAMVDTKFRALLDHSLMLLKKKWVYGILDDFVTKQLPNNVTWGLSLLYALEHKGDRALVSTQGELAHALRYLASVVSQSFMAFGDILELHKKFLELSGGINRIFELDEFLDASQSGVTSDNHRSRLDSQDRISFSEVDIITPAQKLMASKLSCEIVSGKSLLVTGPNGSGKTSVFRVLRDIWPTVCGRLFKPSLDIKELGSGNGIFFVPQRPYTCLGTLRDQIIYPLSKEEAEKRAAKLYTNGDSSAEAGSILDVHLKTILENVRLVYLLERDESGWDATTNWEDILSLGEQQRLGMARLFFHRPKFGILDECTNATSVDVEEQLYRVAKDMGVTFITSSQRPALIPFHSLELRLIDGEGNWELRSIEQTTE; from the exons ATGGTGTACTATAAAATATCACATGTGGATGGTCGGATTACGCATCCCGAGCAACGAATTGCCAGTGATATACCGAGATTCTCCTCGGAGTTGAGCGAACTTATTCAGGATGATTTGACGGCGGTTACTGATGGAATTTTGTATGCATGGCGTCTGTGTTCATATGCTAGTCCAAAATACATCTTCTGGATACTG GCATATGTACTAGGAGCCGGTACTGCGATAAGGAACTTTTCTCCTTCTTTCGGGAAATTGATGTCCAAAGAGCAGCAGTTGGAAGGGGAGTACCGGCAACTTCACTCACGCTTGAGGACTCATTCGGAAAGCATAGCATTCTATGGTGGGGAAACCAGGGAAGAATCTCATATACAACAAAAGTTCAAGAACCTTGTTAGCCATATGAGTGTCGTGCTTCATGATCACTGGTGGTTTGGCATGATCCAAGATTTCCTGCTGAAGTATCTTGGTGCCACAGTCGCTGTTATTCTGATTATAGAACCGTTCTTCTCCGGTCATCTAAGACCTGATGACTCGACACTAGGCAGAGCCGAGATGCTAAGCAATATAAGATATCACACCAGTGTCATTATTTCTCTCTTTCAGGCGTTGGGAACGCTTTCTATAAGTTCCAGGCGGCTCAGCCGACTCAG TGGTTATGCTGACCGAATCCATGAGTTGATGGCTGTCTCGAGAGAACTCAGTGGCGATGATAAAGTGTCTTTCCAGAGGAATAGAAGCAGAAATTACCTAAGTGAAGCTAACTATGTTGAGTTTTCCGGTGTCAAG GTTGTAACTCCAACGGGAAATGTTTTGGTGGAGGATCTAACCCTTCGAGTTGAGCAAGGGTCTAATCTTCTGATTACAG GTCCTAATGGAAGTGGCAAGAGTTCCCTTTTCCGAGTATTAGGAGGCCTATGGCCCCTGGTGTCTGGGCATATTGTGAAGCCAGGAGTTGGTTCTGATCTTAACAAGGAGATCTTCTACGTCCCTCAGCGGCCCTATATGGCAGTAGGAACACTTCGTGACCAGTTAATATATCCTCTTACTTCTGATCAAGAGTCTGTACCGCTCACTGAAACGGGGATGGTGGAGCTATTGAAAAAT GTCGACCTAGAATACTTATTGGATCGATACCAACCAGACAGAGAGGTTAACTGGGGTGACGAATTATCTCTTGGAGAGCAACAGAGATTAGGAATGGCCAGACTGTTCTATCACAAACCCAAATTTGCAATTCTTGATGAATGCACAAGTGCTGTGACAACTGACATGGAAGAACGTTTTGCTGCTAAGGTTCGAGCTATGGGAACTTCTTGCATAACAATATCCCATCGTCCAGCCCTTGTTGCATTCCATGATGTTATTCTTTCATTAGACGGAGAAGGTGGATGGAACGTTTACTACAAGAG GGACGACTCTGTACTTCTGACGGACGCTGGAGATGATTCAGTGCAAATTTCAGATACAAATCGGCAAAATGATGCGATGGTTGTTCAACGAGCTTTTGCTGCCGCTAGAAAG GAATCTGCATCAAAGGCTCAGTCGTACTTGACGCAGTTAATCGAAAAGTCACCAGTTGTTGATAAAAGTGTTGTGTTGCCTCGTTTTCCTCAACCTCGAACATCCCCAAGGGCGTTGCCATTAAGAGTAGCTGCAATGTTGAACACATTG ATACCCACTCTATTTGACAAACAAGGAGCACAACTTCTTTTGGTTGCTTGCCTTGTCGTCTCAAGAACACTGATCTCTGACCGAATAGCATCGTTGAATG GGACCACTGTTAAATATGTCTTGGAGCAAGATAAGGCAGCCTTTGTTCGTTTGATTGGTTTGAGTGTTCTCCAAAGTGGTGCATCTTCTGTCATTGCTCCTTCATTAAA GCATCTAACGCAAAGGCTAGCTCTAGGTTGGAGGATTCGCTTGACTCAACATCTGCTACGGAATTACTTGAGAAATAATGCGTTTTACAAG GTCTTCCACATGTCAGGCAATAGTATTGATGCGGACCAAAGACTCACTCGTGACCTGGAAAAATTAACCCATGACTTGTCTGGACTTCTTACTGGAATGGTAAAGCCATCGGTTGACATTCTTTG GTTTACCTGGAGGATGAAGCTATTGACTGGACAGAGAGGAGTTGCCATACTTTACACGTATATGTTACTTGGTCTGGGTTTTCTGAGACGTGTTGCTCCAGATTTTGGTGATCTAGCTGGTGAAGAACAGCAACTCGAGGGGAAGTTTAG GTTTATGCACGAGAGGCTGAACACGCATGCTGAATCCATTGCATTCTTTGGAGGTGGAGCTCGAGAAAAAGCT ATGGTTGACACAAAATTCAGGGCACTACTGGACCACTCTCTCATGCTCCTGAAGAAGAAATGGGTGTATGGCATACTTGATGATTTCGTGACAAAGCAGCTTCCCAATAATGTGACTTGGGGATTGAGTTTGTTGTATGCCCTAGAACACAAGGGAGACAGAGCACTTGTCTCCACTCAAG GTGAATTGGCACATGCATTGCGGTATCTAGCTTCCGTTGTCTCTCAAAGCTTTATGGCGTTTGGTGATATTCTTGAACTACACAAGAAGTTCCTTGAGCTCTCCGGTGGTATTAACAGAATTTTTGAGCTGGATGAGTTTTTGGATGCTTCTCAGTCAG GTGTTACCTCAGATAATCACAGAAGCCGTTTGGATTCTCAAGATCGAATTTCCTTTTCAGAGGTGGATATCATTACCCCTGCTCAGAAATTGATGGCTAGCAAGTTGTCATGCGAAATAGTTTCGGGGAAAAGCCTACTCGTCACAG GTCCAAACGGTAGTGGAAAGACTTCCGTATTTAGAGTCCTTAGAGATATATGGCCCACTGTATGTGGAAGACTTTTCAAACCATCATTGGATATCAAAGAGCTTGGGTCAGGGAATGGCATATTTTTTGTCCCTCAGCGACCTTATACATGTTTAGGGACGCTGAGAGATCAGATTATATACCCTCTATctaaagaagaagcagagaaaaGGGCAGCAAAGTTGTACACCAATG GAGATAGCTCAGCTGAAGCTGGAAGCATTCTGGACGTTCATTTGAAAACCATCCTGGAGAATGTTCGGTTAGTTTATCTCTTGGAAAGAGATGAAAGTGGTTGGGATGCTACTACCAACTGGGAAGACATACTATCTCTTGGAGAGCAACAGAGGCTAGGCATG GCACGTTTATTCTTTCACAGACCGAAGTTTGGAATCCTTGATGAATGCACCAA TGCAACGAGTGTTGATGTTGAGGAACAGCTCTACAGGGTTGCAAAAGACATGGGAGTTACTTTCATAACCTCATCCCAA CGTCCGGCTTTGATCCCGTTCCACTCCTTGGAGCTAAGGCTGATCGATGGAGAAGGAAACTGGGAGCTACGTTCTATCGAGCAGACAACAGAGTAG
- the LOC108819832 gene encoding uncharacterized protein LOC108819832 — protein MSHLLRRLKLSLRVGHLTASSRYFSNCIIKVIPCGTTLRDGDVGHLAIYSYVDKVIDCTQKKVPMELVKGIGTIGASHGWVATLKNGIVCLQDDFDPYASNTDPKRIPLPPLVTLPHCQTQIVTNIAMSSSSPDDEDCILAVKFLGPQLSLCRPAQRDCKWSNIRISDPSFFSSHVMYSKRNGMFSMPAAGGNYTASCDLGRHVNEPKIQMLSYPEERVFEDLNLSTGEFFDKEFLRKIDWKFTDWSCRMEHYLMESSSHTSETFLVKWSKDINPLDGKTELDMFLVLRIDEEGNAVYTKDFGACLRDKRPNCIYHLSNSSFGINCMDDNEKERGGEFTFPVPFWFPPKLDSKESFTKNTNNNAPVKYPSFTDAGVKTYRHW, from the exons atgTCTCATCTTCTCAGGCGGCTCAAGCTATCTCTCCGAGTAGGCCACCTCACCGCTTCTTCTCGATACTTCTCTAATTGCATCATCAAAGTAATACCTTGTGGAACTACTCTAAGAGATGGTGACGTTGGACATCTAGCTATCTACAGCTATGTTGATAAAGTGATCGACTGCACACAAAAGAAGGTGCCTATGGAGTTAGTAAAGGGGATCGGAACCATAGGAGCATCCCACGGCTGGGTAGCGACTCTGAAAAATGGGATCGTGTGTCTTCAAGATGACTTCGATCCCTATGCATCGAATACTGACCCAAAACGCATTCCCCTGCCTCCACTTGTAACTCTGCCTCATTGCCAAACCCAAATCGTAACCAACATAGCAATGTCCTCTTCTTCCCCAGACGATGAAGACTGCATCCTTGCTGTAAAGTTCTTGGGACCTCAGCTAAGCTTGTGCAGGCCTGCTCAGAGAGATTGCAAGTGGAGCAACATCAGAATCTCAGACCCCAGCTTCTTCTCCTCACATGTAATGTACTCCAAGAGAAATGGCATGTTCTCCATGCCCGCTGCTGGAGGAAACTACACAGCATCGTGTGATCTTGGGAGACACGTGAACGAACCAAAGATTCAGATGCTGTCGTACCCGGAAGAACGCGTGTTTGAAGACCTGAATCTGAGCACGGGTGAGTTTTTTGACAAGGAGTTTCTGAGAAAAATCGACTGGAAGTTCACGGACTGGTCTTGCAGGATGGAGCACTACTTGATGGAGTCGTCATCACACACAAGTGAGACTTTTCTGGTGAAATGGTCTAAAGATATCAACCCCCTAGACGGGAAAACTGAATTGGACATGTTCCTTGTGTTGAGAATAGACGAGGAAGGAAACGCTGTGTATACTAAAGACTTTGGAG CTTGTTTACGTGACAAGAGACCAAACTGCATCTATCACTTAAGCAACTCGAGCTTTGGAATAAATTGCATGGACGATAATGAGAAAGAAAGAGGTGGAGAGTTTACTTTCCCAGTCCCCTTTTGGTTCCCACCAAAGCTAGACTCCAAAG AAAGTTTTACCAAAAACACCAACAACAACGCACCAGTCAAAtacccaagcttcactgatgctGGTGTCAAAACATACCGCCATTGGTAA
- the LOC108819833 gene encoding uncharacterized protein LOC108819833, producing the protein MEEISGHDILGPPPEPARLHQGTYVRVKVSDRNLTTSSRRSPIYYYVKGAESWGPVSGETILIPSLKVPMEILKEIGMIGASHGWVATMKNGVVCLQDDLHLLHAPPDTKPKHIPLPPLVTLPHCQTQVVTNVAMSSPSPEDEDCILAVKFLGPQLSLCRPAQKDCKWSDIGITDPSFFSSHVMYSKRDEMFSMPASRGHYTGSWDLGRHVKEPKIQMLRLRIEDSFPEMTEKERQRLESCLCGTCHTPLQGGSAPLHTDETFMVKWYTESRPIAKNTLDLWDHFLVLRIDKEGNAVYT; encoded by the exons ATGGAAGAGATAAGTGGTCATGACATCCTTGGTCCTCCACCTGAGCCTGCACGGCTGCACCAAGGAACCTACGTACGTGTTAAAGTTTCCGAT AGAAACCTCACCACTTCTTCTAGGCGCTCGCCAATCTATTATTATGTCAAGGGTGCTGAATCATGGGGACCAGTATCTGGCGAAACTATCTTGATTCCTTCTCTTAAGGTGCCTATGGAGATACTAAAGGAGATAGGAATGATAGGAGCATCCCATGGTTGGGTAGCAACTATGAAAAACGGAGTCGTGTGTCTTCAAGATGACCTACATCTCCTCCATGCACCTCCGGatacaaaaccaaaacacatcCCCCTGCCTCCTCTTGTAACTCTGCCTCATTGCCAAACCCAAGTGGTAACCAACGTAGCTATGTCATCTCCTTCTCCAGAGGATGAAGACTGCATCCTTGCTGTCAAGTTCTTGGGACCTCAGCTAAGCTTGTGCAGACCTGCTCAGAAAGATTGCAAGTGGAGCGACATCGGAATCACAGACCccagcttcttctcctcccATGTAATGTACTCAAAGAGAGATGAGATGTTCTCCATGCCTGCTTCTAGAGGCCACTACACGGGATCGTGGGATCTTGGGAGACACGTGAAGGAACCAAAGATTCAGATGCTGCGGCTTCGCATTGAAGATTCATTTCCGGAAATGACAGAGAAAGAGCGGCAGAGATTAGAGTCTTGTT TATGTGGCACATGCCACACCCCACTCCAAGGTGGGTCCGCCCCGTTACACACTGATGAGACTTTTATGGTGAAGTGGTACACAGAAAGTCGTCCCATTGCCAAGAATACTTTGGATTTATGGGACCATTTCCTTGTGTTGAGGATAGACAAGGAAGGAAATGCTGTTTACACCTAG
- the LOC108819834 gene encoding uncharacterized protein LOC108819834 — MELAKGMGTIGASHGWVATLKNGVVCLQDDFDSYASNTDPKRIPLPPIVTLPHCQTQIVTNVAMSSSSPQDEDCIVAVKFLGPQLSLCRPAHRDCKWSNIRISDPSFFSSHIMYSKRDGMFSMPASGGNYTASCNLGRHMNEPKIQMLSYPKQRVFEDLYVKSTDTFFDKEFLRKFEWKYTDWSCRMEHYLVESSHTGETFLVKWSKDINPQDGRSELDLFLVLRIDKEGNAAYTNDFGGQCIFISKAESFCLPASCLHDKRPNCIYHLSNTSFGIICMDDVWKERGGDLAFPGPFWFPPKLDSKGKRILSSGIQYPV, encoded by the coding sequence ATGGAGTTAGCAAAGGGGATGGGAACCATAGGAGCATCCCACGGCTGGGTAGCAACTCTGAAAAATGGGGTCGTGTGTCTTCAAGATGACTTCGACTCCTATGCATCGAATACTGACCCAAAACGCATTCCTCTGCCTCCTATTGTAACTCTGCCTCATTGCCAAACCCAAATCGTAACCAACGTAGCAATGtcctcttcttctccacagGATGAAGACTGCATCGTGGCTGTCAAGTTCTTGGGACCTCAGCTAAGCTTGTGCAGGCCTGCTCATAGAGATTGCAAGTGGAGCAACATCAGAATCTCAGACCCCAGCTTCTTCTCCTCACATATAATGTACTCCAAGAGAGATGGCATGTTCTCCATGCCCGCTTCTGGAGGAAACTACACTGCATCGTGTAATCTCGGGAGACACATGAATGAACCGAAGATTCAGATGCTATCGTACCCGAAACAACGCGTGTTTGAAGACCTGTATGTAAAGAGCACGGATACGTTTTTTGACAAAGAGTTTCTGAGAAAGTTCGAGTGGAAGTACACAGACTGGTCTTGCAGGATGGAGCACTACTTGGTGGAGTCGTCACACACAGGTGAGACATTTCTGGTTAAATGGTCTAAAGATATCAACCCACAAGACGGGAGAAGTGAATTGGACCTATTCCTTGTGTTGAGAATAGACAAGGAAGGAAACGCTGCCTATACTAATGACTTTGGAGGTCAGTGCATTTTTATCTCTAAGGCTGAATCTTTTTGTCTCCCGGCATCTTGTTTGCATGACAAGAGACCAAACTGCATATATCACTTAAGCAACACGAGCTTTGGAATAATATGCATGGATGATGTTTGGAAAGAGAGGGGTGGAGACCTAGCTTTCCCAGGCCCTTTTTGGTTCCCACCAAAGCTAGACTCCAAAGGTAAACGTATCCTTTCTTCAGGTATTCAGTATCCAGTGTAA
- the LOC108822543 gene encoding uncharacterized protein LOC108822543 isoform X2 — protein MAATTCGEGGKQQLPSVADLNAPVIKYPSFKAPKPSFTDVAKHTSIDVFPLLVKEAAFPLKQDRCIDHSLIQDVCTIAVLPDEGNITPHRFTLLSFVKALLPSKNQMLVDAQLNCQKTQNRINVLLGGTDSYQSCVVDINVEKGNGAESEEEVVASLKSENHIQKVLQRQASLSTDKTISERCYDAPTNRWRRYKRAASFDSRKIVILFSILSSVGTLILIYLTLRVRLINGDNSFNHMY, from the exons ATGGCTGCGACTACTTGTGGTGAAGGG GGGAAGCAACAACTCCCAAGTGTTGCAGACTTGAATGCCCCAGTCATCAAGTATCCAAGCTTCAAGGCTCCTAAGCCTAGCTTCACTGATGTTGCCAAACATACCTCcatag atgtGTTTCCTCTTCTTGTTAAGGAGGCTGCATTTCCTTTGAAACAAGACCGTTGCATCGATCATTCACTA ATCCAAGACGTGTGCACTATAGCAGTCTTACCTGATGAAGGAAACATAACCCCTCACCGGTTTACTCTCTTGAGCTTCGTCAAGGCTCTGCTTCCTTCTAAAAACCAGATGCTCGTCGATGCACAACTCAACTGTCAGAAAACGCAGAACCGCATCAATGTGCTACTTGGAGGCACAGATTCCTACCAATCTTGCGTTGTTGACATCAACGTCGAGAAAGGGAACGGTGCTGAGTCGGAAGAAGAAGTTGTTGCAAGTCTCAAATCCGAGAAT CATATTCAAAAGGTATTGCAGAGACAAGCAAGCTTGAGCACTG ATAAAACTATCTCCGAGAGATGCTATGATGCACCAACAAACAGGTGGAGAAGATACAAGCGTGCTGCTTCATTTGATTCTAGGAAAATCGTCATCTTATTCTCCATCTT ATCAAGTGTGGGAACATTGATATTGATCTACCTGACATTGAGAGTGAGGCTAATAAACGGAGACAACAGCTTCAATCATATGTACTAG
- the LOC108822543 gene encoding uncharacterized protein LOC108822543 isoform X1, with protein sequence MAATTCGEGGKQQLPSVADLNAPVIKYPSFKAPKPSFTDVAKHTSIDVFPLLVKEAAFPLKQDRCIDHSLIQDVCTIAVLPDEGNITPHRFTLLSFVKALLPSKNQMLVDAQLNCQKTQNRINVLLGGTDSYQSCVVDINVEKGNGAESEEEVVASLKSENHIQKVLQRQASLSTGKDDYKCFDKTISERCYDAPTNRWRRYKRAASFDSRKIVILFSILSSVGTLILIYLTLRVRLINGDNSFNHMY encoded by the exons ATGGCTGCGACTACTTGTGGTGAAGGG GGGAAGCAACAACTCCCAAGTGTTGCAGACTTGAATGCCCCAGTCATCAAGTATCCAAGCTTCAAGGCTCCTAAGCCTAGCTTCACTGATGTTGCCAAACATACCTCcatag atgtGTTTCCTCTTCTTGTTAAGGAGGCTGCATTTCCTTTGAAACAAGACCGTTGCATCGATCATTCACTA ATCCAAGACGTGTGCACTATAGCAGTCTTACCTGATGAAGGAAACATAACCCCTCACCGGTTTACTCTCTTGAGCTTCGTCAAGGCTCTGCTTCCTTCTAAAAACCAGATGCTCGTCGATGCACAACTCAACTGTCAGAAAACGCAGAACCGCATCAATGTGCTACTTGGAGGCACAGATTCCTACCAATCTTGCGTTGTTGACATCAACGTCGAGAAAGGGAACGGTGCTGAGTCGGAAGAAGAAGTTGTTGCAAGTCTCAAATCCGAGAAT CATATTCAAAAGGTATTGCAGAGACAAGCAAGCTTGAGCACTGgtaaagatgattacaaatgtTTCG ATAAAACTATCTCCGAGAGATGCTATGATGCACCAACAAACAGGTGGAGAAGATACAAGCGTGCTGCTTCATTTGATTCTAGGAAAATCGTCATCTTATTCTCCATCTT ATCAAGTGTGGGAACATTGATATTGATCTACCTGACATTGAGAGTGAGGCTAATAAACGGAGACAACAGCTTCAATCATATGTACTAG
- the LOC108822542 gene encoding ubiquitin carboxyl-terminal hydrolase 3, with amino-acid sequence MGAAGSKLEKALGDQFPEGERYFGFENFGNTCYCNSVLQALYFCVPFREQLLEYYTSNKSVADAEENLMTCLADLFSQISSQKKKTGVIAPKRFVQRLKKQNELFRSYMHQDAHEFLNYLLNEVVDILEKEAKATTKPERETSSSSSPEKIANGPKAPQANGVVHKEPVVTWVHNIFQGILTNETRCLRCETVTARDETFLDLSLDIEQNSSITSCLKNFSSTETLHAEDKFFCDKCCSLQEAQKRMKIKKPPHILVIHLKRFKYMEQLGRYKKLSYRVVFPLELKLSNTVEPYTDVEYSLFAVVVHVGSGPNHGHYVSLVKSHNHWLFFDDENVEMIEESAVQTFFGSSQEYSSNTDHGYILFYESLGPPTK; translated from the exons ATGGGCGCCGCGGGGTCCAAACTCGAGAAAGCTCTCGGCGACCAGTTCCCCGAAGGCGAGCGCTACTTCGGCTTCGAGAATTTCGGCAACACTTGTTACTGCAACAGCGTTTTACAG GCTCTTTATTTTTGTGTTCCGTTTCGTGAACAATTGCTCGAGTACTATACCAGCAATAAAAGCGTCGCTGATGCTGAAGAGAATCTTATGACTTGCCTCGCTGACTTATTTTCTCAG ATAAGTTCCCAGAAGAAGAAAACGGGGGTTATTGCGCCTAAGCGATTCGTACAAAGGTTGAAGAAACAGAATGAGCTGTTCCGGAGTTATATGCACCAG GATGCACATGAGTTCCTCAACTATTTGCTGAACGAAGTTGTTGACATCCTGGAGAAAGAGGCAAAAGCTACTACAAAACCTGAACGTGAAACCTCATCGTCATCGTCCCCTGAGAAGATCGCAAACGGACCTAAAGCTCCTCAGGCGAATGGTGTTGTGCACAAAGAGCCTGTTGTCACTTGGGTGCACAACATTTTTCAG GGCATACTTACCAACGAGACCAGGTGTCTGCGATGCGAAACGGTGACAGCAAGAGACGAAACGTTCCTGGATCTAAGCCTTGACATCGAGCAGAACAGTTCGATAACTAGCTGTTTGAAAAACTTCAGCTCAACAGAGACTCTTCACGCTGAAGACAAGTTCTTCTGTGACAAATGCTGCAG CTTACAAGAAGCACAGAAGAGGATGAAGATCAAGAAGCCACCACACATCTTAGTGATCCACCTAAAACGGTTCAAGTACATGGAGCAGCTAGGGCGTTACAAGAAGCTCTCTTACAGAGTTGTCTTCCCCTTGGAGCTGAAACTGAGCAACACGGTGGAGCCGTACACAGACGTGGAGTACTCGCTCTTTGCGGTGGTGGTTCATGTGGGAAGTGGACCGAACCATGGTCACTACGTGAGCCTGGTGAAAAGCCATAACCACTGGCTCTTCTTTGATGATGAGAACGTGGAGATGATTGAAGAATCAGCTGTGCAAACGTTCTTTGGGTCGTCGCAGGAGTATTCGAGCAATACTGATCATGGCTACATCTTGTTCTATGAGAGCCTTGGACCACCAACAAAGTAA